tgtttttgttttgtctcTATTCAGAATCTCAGATACATGCTACAATTCCTTACCTAACCatgttttttttattcaaattgtTTAATTCTTAGAACATGTCTATAAATAGTGGGGATTAGTTAGCCGTAAACTTTGTCTTTACAATATCTAAATCTAGATATTATTCCTTGAAAATAGAGAGAAAGATTATCTAtcctattttgtttttctttttcacttttgtgataaatttaatttaattattttctgtTTTGTTGTAATTATGGAATTGAGATCAAGTATATGTGCACGCAATTTATTCATGAAATTGAGATTAAATAAATTGCATATGTGCACGCAATTTAAGGTGCATTAATACTGATATACTAGTTGAGTTGAGAGGTAGTCTAACTAAATATGGCATTGCTTGTGTTATAGGTAGTAGGTGGTGGGAATAGTTAAGAATAAACCAAATTCAAATATAATTTGGATCTTAAAATTATTTCTTTAAAAtaggttaatttttttaaaatcagtTTACATATAGATTGGTTCAGTTCTAAATCGGTTTCTCATAAAaactagtttttaaaaaaaactaatttcttataaaaaccaatttttttttaaaaacggtttctctcaaaaccaattttttattttcttaaaaaaaaaacaattttttcaacTCAATTTTCCCTTTCGGGTGATATGATTTCTAGATGAACTTCTAAAAACTGGAGAAATCAGTTTAATAGGCAAACCCGTTTGTAGGGAGTATAATAGTTGTAATTGTAAATGTAGATTTGCAAACGCTATCATACTATTTatgtgtatgaatgtatgaataaatatatcaattaaggcttctatttttttattcaacAGAACAAACCATTTTCTAAGCCTGAAAGAATTACAGCAAGTATACCCACTTTCTGGGCAACAATGTAACAAAACGATTACAAATCCATCCTTACAAACCTAAAAAACTTTCTTCAATCTTTTCTTCTAGTAAGTCACCTTGGAACCGATAGACCAAGCTCTATAACAAATAAACAAAGGCTCAATTAGTAACATGCTTCTGTAGAAACCCTAAATAAAGCAAATAGCCATAGACTACtgaacaaaaaaattatattcaagtCAGTTACAATGATGCCATCATATAAGGAAAAACTATGGTGGTTTATGTGTAAACTAATAACTATAAGCTACATTAATATGCCAATCATACAATTTGCTTAAGAAaaacatattgttaaacacatgTTTGAACACGAACTATGAAACAGCTGTTGGGATTTCTCAAAGAGTTCTTCAGAGGGTGAAAACAAAATATCCCACCTTAAACCAGCAAGCATGTCTCACGTTCCATCAATTGCATCTGGCGAAAGTAACAGTTACGTTATCATGTTATACTTACTTAGGATAAAGAATCATTTAACATATTATAACTTAGAAATAAATTGAGTTTGAATAGTCCAGTAGGCTGTTGTAACTCGTAACAGATccattcaaattctaaatcaatACTCCTAGTTTCAGCTTCCCTACGTATCACTGCaaagcttttcctttgtttttcatGATATATCCCACAAGGAAACCTTTGGCAAATATTATATACCATATATTCAAGTTCGGACTATTTTCTTATTTCTCAAGTTTAACCATTATATACattatatcaaataaaaaaacattaatcccACACCAAACAAAAATGAGTATTTATAAGCTCAACTATTTTACATCGTCGTCCATTTGTTTATGTTAGGTAGTATTTAAGAAAAAAGATGTAACCAGACAACTCACTGGCAAAAGCCTTAAATAATATGGCTATTTTAAAGATGTTAGTGAATCTCCAGCTCATCATGCCAGACTAATTATGCAGAACAAAATGTGTACATATAAAGAAGAACCAGTGAGCAAAACATAGTGACAGGAAGCAAATTACTTGGACTCTTCTTTGAGAAATATCAAAAGAAGGGAGTATAGAGTAAAAAATAATTCCCAATGAATCTAGACATTAATCGCAGATTGGTTTCATGATGGGAAGCCAAAAATCAGCTATAACAATACCATGTAAGGCATTGGATCATAAGATGGAATCATTATATAAATACTACAAATATAAGTATAATACACACGCAAAAAAGAACACTAAAACTGCAGAGTTTAAGGAAAAAATATGTAACCAACAAACAGAGGACAGAAGCACAGAATAAAGACTGGAAAGAGAGCACATAGAGGATATTCTGCTCACAAAACAAAGACTTAGAAAGTCACTATTTACAAAACAGAGCAATAGCgagaaaaaaaatattgagaGGGATAGACAGATAGAATAAAGAGATATGAAGAAAAGAGAGGAATTGAGACTCGAGCAATAAGGAATTACAGAACAAAAAAAGgacagagaaagaaagagaaaaggtaGCTTCCAGAGAGAGATAGGATATCCCAGAGAGAATATGGGTCATCTATCAAAGATGCACCACTAGTGAGAGGGGGGAGGGAAGCCAAAAGCACGAGGTAAGAGATAGAAAAAGATGTATGAGTGAGTAAGCAAGTTGGATCTGCTACCCCACTTTTTCTATTGAGTTGGATCTGCTACcccattttttcttttttcttttaacaTGTTTTCAGAGCTATTTCCACCATGGCCACACGGGGCAGCATGCAAAAACTTCAACTCCATGCGGCAACGGCCACCATCTAATAACAATAGGATTAACGTACATAAACTTCAACAATTTCATTTCCCTTACTATTTTACCCCCTCTTTATATTTCTTAAGCAAAGAAAGAGAACCCCCTGTGTCCTATGGAAAAATCTATTCCAATGTCCAACTGGTGAAGCCACCAAAAGAATTTCTTCTTAAGATAACAGAAATGGAAGCTCCATTCTAATATTGCCGAAGAAATtactaaattaaatattaaaactttaAAGAACACTAATAGTTTCGTACTTGGTAATGAAGCAGTAGGCCTTAAATGGCTGGTCCCGCATACTCCCAATTAACTATGTGCCTGCAGGAACCAAATTTTACAGTTAGTTGACATCTAAATTCCCTGTTAGAGAACTTTTAGTCTCTCACTTTTCTACTAATGACCTCCAAATAGTTTTATTCTTTTCCCACAAAACCAACCTACCTATGCCCCAAACAACACCCTCATTCTAAAAACACAAGGAGGCTAAAAGACCACAGTCAGAGTCAAAAACAATCTTATACACATTTTGAAATACTATCGGGTAAGTGCCAATGATTGAGACTATGCTCTGTCTCAATCAACAGAGCTTCCATTGGATTCACAAAGTCTTCATGTGCAATGCAAGtcaatgaaaattcaaaaaacagAGCAATATTCTTCTGACTAATCGCTAATACATTAAGTCCAATAGCTTATACACTAAACTTCTATGATAAGTGTTAATGCTATAATAATCACTAAATGATACCGAAACCGAGTTTATTTAAGTGTTTGGTCTAAATTCTTATACTTTTAATTTTCGTAAATTAGCTACAATTACTTTATGTAACTACTGATAACACTACACATCATCAATAGGACAAACGTCACACAATCTTAACAAGGTGTAATATACCAATGCAATTACCACTAAATTAAACAAACAATAATCTTTTTTGTTAACTTGAAAAGCTTATTGAAATGCGGAAAATCAATGAAAACTTTATAGAAAGGGTTAAATGCAAGAAGCAAGGAAGCTACTCACAGAgtatgaataattttgaaaaacaaaGTATTAGAGGCCGGGAGAGGTGCAGCAGAGTGTACCCTGAGAAAGCGATTGACAGTTCCTCGAAGTTATGCTGAGGCGTGACATCATTCTAGACACCGCAACCGCACTGTGAAGCGGCAACATCGACTGCACGCATCCAAGTTCCGGTGCAATTCTGGATGAAAAGGATCGGCGAAGCGGAGAAGAAGTGGTGGATGTTGGTTTGGGAATAGATGAGGAGCGAATGTTGGATTTGATAGCTGATTTGATGGATGAAATTGACGCTCTTTGAGCAATTCTACTGCACGCTGAAGCCATAGATTGTGAGATCGGATCGGAAGAATTGGAACAGCGagaattagggtttagggttttcagTTTTTCGTGGGATTAACCAAACTTTGGGGTACAATGGGCCTTCTGTTGGGATGGGCCTCTAAAAGAGAATTTTTACTTAACACACTCTAAATTTAACCTGCACCACCCAATTTTCGATAATACCCGTTTTATTCttgacaaaattttaaaaaaaaaaatgcacaAGAATAATTagctagaaaaaataaaatatcctGTATAACTAAAAAATTGATATATATGTCAAAAGCTGGGTATGCATTTATACCGATTTTTAAAAAATCGGTGTGTGAAAAAACTTATCCGTTGTTTAAAAAAACATCATGTTGTATCGGATTTTATTGCAAAATCTTGAAAAATTCAGTAGTGTAAAATCAATGGTTTTTTAAAAACCTCATGTATTTACCATATTTTTAGAGGAACTGCAAAAAATCCGGTAGTGTAATTTCGACGGTTGAGATTTTGTCGACAGTTTTGTACGATTATGATTGAACCGATAGTTGTGTATAGTCCAGAATAAATCTAAACTTGTATAAATAAGGATCATGTGTTGTTAAAAAAACATCTTAAAATGCCTCAAGATTCGTTTATGGCGTGTGTGTACTTTAACAGGGTGAAATCTCCCATTGATTTTGGGCTCCCATATGAGACCACATGTCCCACTCTTCTGATATCCAAAATGAATACTATGTTATCCAATATTGAGAACAGAAATGTGAGTAAGATCAAATTTCGGCACCATTGATTGATACTGGTGGAAGGATAAAATACGACCATATTGAGTTGGAGAGTGGTGAAGATTTGAAGGTTGTGTGAAAAACATATCACTGCAGGCTAAAATAGGGACCGATCGAGTTTGATGCGACAATTTTTATACTTTTGATAACATAATCAAGGTGTTGAAATATCCAGAATCATCTAGTAATGTCTAAGTCTttcttatttattataattaacttATGTAATTTTATGTGTTAAGTTAAGTTAATCGTAATGTGTTATGTTCATATTGTAGTAATGAAAACGGCGAAACATTATCTAATAAATTCTATAGTACAAATTTTTGAGTTATAATACACATAATATgcaaataatacaaaaaataGTGTTTATATGGTCTCTCCACAGGTTATGTGTGTTGCCTGCGGTGCCAAAGTATAAACCTCACCATCTGGATTTGACAAACCCAAGAGGTTACCCATAATAATTGCTATCATCTGCAGACATTGTTGGTCATCCACACCATGCGGAGGTGGTAGAGGCGGTGGAACGTCATCAGAAGGTCCCCCATCATAAGGTCCAACAGCATCTTCATGCTCAACATATGAGATGATGTGGGGGTGTGAACCAGTAAGgtactgatccgctgtcgcgcgcggatcaaaacgagtagttttTCAAAAACTAGTACAGCGACAAtttaactcgaatatcgtctctcaaggattcttagttattactaactgaaatcgaattgggggggttggtttctgattaacaaaaagtgcttaaaataagtgattctaaaaATAAGTTGTTTATGAAAATAAGTCGAACTAATGTTTCACGTTTCGGCTAATCATTGGGTTCTACCTcaccaattccctaagcggcttcgTTCTCTATTCGGATCACTATATCGATTAACAAGCGCAAAAGATATAATATAGATTAACACACCTAATATccgaataaagcaaacggattaaaaataatcatgaattaagcaaacacgattttGCATACGCGATTTAACGAAAAAGCTACGTCAAAAGCGATCAAGGATTAGGATGTAATCAACGAATTTAATCAAAACTGTTCCAATGAAAATTAGATTAAGCAAATAAAATTCAAGCAACAGGATTGAAAGAGAAACAAATTGAATTGGTAAAGCAAAAACCTCAAAGCGTTAGAAACGCAATTACAGTAGAACGACCCtggatgtttagttctccatGAATTCGTACAAGCTTCCAAAATATTTCGTGAATAGTGTTTCGTGAATAGTGAATTTTGTGAACAGTGTATTCGGCTGCCTAACCTAGGTAAAAACAACCAAACCCGTTTCACAACTTAACCGGGTCAAATGTACGATCCAGGCCCAATACAACTAACCCAAATAAGATACAAAaataatgcagcagcttcaacgaGTTTTCTGGCCTTGTTAGAGTCCGAattagcttctgacttctgaacAAAAGTCGTAgatctttttcttagctttccaacgactAGTAGCACGCTTCAATCCGATACTCCAAGCTTCCAGTTATGAATTTATTCGTGCAGGCTGCTAATGCtggaaaaattaatacgaaaaacaaataagtgcaaaaataaaataaattgtaaaaacatattaaaacataaaaataattaaaataaatcgaggaaatgcttgagtacaaacatggaagaacgtgcatcaaaatgcattgATCAGGTACCACTCCAAGTACCCATCCACACACTGCACAGAGAATTGAACCCTCACTGCACGATCTCTACGGGTAAAGCTGCTAACATTGCTAATAATCCATCTATTAATGCCCTCAGATGGAATAGTAGGGACTGGTCGTAAGATGTCCTAGACATACCTAAACTCTTAGTCCATGTGGAGTTTGTAGTGGTAGGAAGAACTTGCCTCTCTAAAATGGAGGGGAAATGTTTGTATATCCAACACTGCACATGAACATATGCATATCTTGAAATGTCATAAATATGACCtaaattaataatgaaaagtATTTTTTATCCAAGAAATAAACTCATATAATTGGCAAGCAGCATAGTCTCAAAGACAGTCGCCTCTCCAAGTGCATAATATAGAATAGTCCGTGCATCACACCTTCATGCCCAACCGACATGGTAAATGTTACTAAACCACCTTATGTACTTAGCATCAATATATACATGAGACGTATCCGTCAACATAGTACATCCTACAAGATGTAGCATGTATACCCTATTGGCGGCCTCGTACATAAACTGTTATTCCAGATTTCCATACCTATCTTGGAGCCAATATCTGCAAAATTAAGCACCCCTATTAGCCTTAAACTCCTTTATCCCTGTTATTTAGTAACTCCTAGGTCCTGTATAGCATAAATACATGTAAGCTGCTAGCTAATCAGAAGAGTAGTGAAGACATTATCTAGCAGGGAAGATGGAATAAAGATGAGACATCATCCAAGGTAATTGTTATCTCACCAGATAAAAGATAGAAGAAAGATATCACCTTATATCATCGTTCAACAGAGGTTATCAATAGTTGATCGTCGAGCATGGTTAGGGAATAGTCCACCAATATAAGGAGACCTCAATCTTTAACAATCGCCCTGAGCTCCTCAAGCATTGGGCCATCTAAGAACCTCTTCAACTTCCCACAGTGGGTAGGCATCTTCACCGATGGTCAATCCTATAACaatcaaagtaaaaaaaaacatcaattaatttcaatgaatcaataataaataaaaaaacaagttaaACATGATATATTCATGGAGTTAATTTCAAATGAATCTAAGACCCACCTCTGGTCCCTCACCTGAACCAACGATTCCACCAAATGAATCTGAGCATTCACTGTATCAAAGTCCTACCTATCTCGAAGATATATGCATGCAAGATAATGTAGACAAACAAGCATGCAACTCAATAGTCACCAAAAGTCGTTTTAACATCATTCTCTGAAAAGGGTTCCATATACGAACCAAACATTTGTCAATAATCAGGCCACCACTATAATCCCATCGGATTATTAATCACAACAAAGTAATTACTTTCAACAATTTTAATTATCAATCTCTAATACTCCAAAAAATTACTCTAAAAATTTCTAAAGGTTCCTAAAGGGTAACCCTCATGAGTGATAGTTCCACTAATCCCAAAGGCTGATAGTTTGACTCAGAATAAACCCAAAGGTAACTTGAAAGGTCACTAATgtaaaaaattacataaaaattagcaaaatACTCCCTGAACTCAAAACTACCAAAAAAACACCCTAATTCGCCTGGACCCGAACAACCATCACCGACCACCTTCTTTCATCAACCTGAAGGAGAAGCTTAACACCCGGTTCGACAACCTGGGCGTTGTCGATGCACATTTCGGCCGCTCAACCGAGAAAGACTCTCATTGGAGGAAAGATGAATCTGACTGTGGGATCCATGGTCGATATGATAAGTACACTTCTTTGTATGCATCACAAGAGAGTATTTACCAGGAGTGTGCCAACACGGTGTTCCAAAAGGGAGGAATTATAAACCCATTCCTCATTAGAGATTCATCTATAATGGATAATACAAAATACTACCGCTTCCATAAGGTTCAGGACCACACATCAATGATTGCATCCAACTGAATGATTCAATCGAAGGATTGATAAAGAAAGGTTATTTATAAGAGCATGTCAAGGGATATCAGAGAAAGAGACAGACATACAGAGAGAGAGGGAGATAGAGACAAAGATAGAGACAGACACACacgcagagagagagagagagagagagagagagagagagagagagagtagtcACCTAAGAGCAAGTCCCCCTTGAAAGTTGCATACGTCATGACCAGTAGAGATGGGACCAGCGGCAAGGATAAGGAAGCAAGCAAAGAGAAGCGCTAACTCATTATCTCCATCACCGAAGGAACGTCCCAGAAGAATATCTCTTCCAAGGGGACGATGTAGTGAAAAATTGCATAAATGATGGCCGTCCATAAGAAGGATGAAGGCACATCGACCAAGATCCCTGGCAGACTAACGCTTAAGTTCCAAGACTACGAGAAAATCAAGGGAAGCCTAAATGTAATATTCCCTTTAGTCATAAGTGCTACGGTCGGGCATCTCGACTTCTCCTAAATTGTGATCAATAGTGGAAGCTCATGTAACATAATGAACTATAAACTGTTTGAGAAGATGGGCATCGAGAGGGGAATTTGTGGTTGTACGAGGGGTCAGACTTACAGGCATTTAACAACACGATAACCCGAACGTGGGGGTGTGTCGACTTGACGATATATACAGAATAGGGAAGGGACATCTAAATCGTAAGCTCAAAGTTCCTTATGGTCCCTTAGAAAAAGTGTTTAAAATTGTATTCTCGAAAGACCCTTCATAACTGCCCTATACGTTGTTGCCTCACTAGTCCACCATATGCCTAAATATCACAACCTTCATGGCAAATCGGTCATAATAAATGATGATCTTGAAGGAGCCAAAAGGACATATCAAGCACTCTATCAGGACCAATGAGAGAGTAAGGTCATGGAAATTAATGTAGCATACCTAACCGTTCAT
Above is a window of Vicia villosa cultivar HV-30 ecotype Madison, WI unplaced genomic scaffold, Vvil1.0 ctg.002318F_1_1, whole genome shotgun sequence DNA encoding:
- the LOC131638449 gene encoding protein NONRESPONDING TO OXYLIPINS 2, mitochondrial-like — its product is MASACSRIAQRASISSIKSAIKSNIRSSSIPKPTSTTSSPLRRSFSSRIAPELGCVQSMLPLHSAVAVSRMMSRLSITSRNCQSLSQELGLSVPR